The Pseudomonas leptonychotis genomic sequence AGGAAGTGCTCCAGCCAGGCCACCGAATCGGCGTCTAGGTGGTTGGTCGGCTCGTCCAGCAGCAGCATGTCGGGGGCCGACAGCAGCAGGCGGCACAGCGCTACACGGCGCTTCTCACCGCCGGAGAGCACAGCAACTTTGGCGTCCCAAGCTGGCAAGCGCAGGGCATCAGCAGCGACTTCCAGTTGACGCTCCAGGTTGTGACCGTCGCTGGTTTGCAGGATGGCTTCGAGCTTGGCCTGCTCGGCGGCCAGCTTATCGAAGTCGGCATCCGGCTCGGCGTAGGCGGCGTAGACCTGATCCAGGCGCGCCTGGGCATCTTTAATATGGCTAACCGCCTCTTCCACCACTTCGCGCACGGTCTTGCTCGGATCCAGCTGCGGCTCCTGCGGCAGGTAGCCGATGTTCAGCTCCGGCATGGGCCGCGCTTCACCGTTAAACTCGGTGTCGACACCGGCCATGATTTTCAGCAGGGTGGATTTACCCGAACCGTTAAGGCCAAGCACGCCGATTTTGGCGCCAGGGAAGAACGACAGGGAGATGTTCTTGAGGATTTCCCGCTTCGGCGGCACTACTTTGCCGAGCCGATGCATGGTGTATACGTATTGAGCCATGGATAACCTTGGTTCTGGATTGGAACGAAAAAGAAGCCGCCAACTGATACGTGCAGCCCAAGGCCACACGGCGGGGACGGAGCCGCCAGGCGCTGCCAGCGCACTGAACGTAAACAGGCACGCGCGCGTGCGGCAAAGCTACCGGAATGCGCGGTACAGGGCAAACGACGCTCGTCGGCCGCGCTGGCACTTTGCCACGGTTATGGCATGCTAGCGGCCCTTTGCCAGCCAGCCACATCGCGCACCTAGCGGGCACCCGCCCATAGCTGCCCAGTCTCAGGATGCACGTCTTTGCCAAGAGTTACGCCCCCCACCACAGCGCACACCCCGGGCACAGCTCCGGCAAAGGTGATGCGCGGGCCGACCCGTGGCGCGCTGGTGGTCTTGGTGCTGAGCATGCTGGTGTTGCTGATCTGGCAACTGCGCCAAGAATCCCAGCAACTGCTGGATAACCAACGTCAATTGGGCCTGGCCTACAGCTCGCAGCTGGCCAACCACTTGAGCCTGAACATGGACCTCAAGGCCAGCGCCGGCCAAGCCCTGCTGCAACCCCATGTTCTACCCCCACGCAGCGCAGACGAGCGCGATGAGCTGCTAAACACCTTGCGCAGCGTCTTTCCAACCTTGCGCAGCGTGGCCTGGCTGAATGCCCAGGGTGACATCATTGCCGACAGCCAGACGCCGACTAACGATGTGCTGTACCTGGCTGAACTGCTGCAACGAGGTGGCCGCGAAAGTTTCTTCTATACCTTCAGCGCTAACGATAAAGGGCGCATCTACCTGTTGTTGCGACAGAACCCTGACAGCGCCGCCAGCGGCTTCTGGGCCCTGCGCTTGACCAATCAGGCGCTAAGCAGCTGGCTGCATGAACATCATCAAAGCCCGCACCAGTGGTTGCTGGAAGATCGCAATGTGCAGCGGGTGATTGCCAGCAATCTATCCGCCGCCACCAACACCTCAATTGCACCCCCGGTCACGGCGGAAAACCTCGACCAGAGCATGTTACAAACCCCACTCAAGGGCAGTGACTGGCAGCTACGCGCATTGTTCAACGAGCGCAAGGTGCGCGCCCAGCAACTGCCCCAACAAGCCAGCAAGCTGCTGCTGTTTATCCTCTGTGCCACGCTGACACTGCTCGCCCTGTTTCGCCTGCTGCACGAACAACGCAGCCTGCATGCACTCAATACCGCCTCACGGCGCTCGCTGGAGCAAGCCGCCAGCGTATTGGGCGCCATCGAAGAGCGCGTGCTGGTCACCGACAGCAATGGCCAGCTGCAATACCTCAACCCGCAAGCTGAGGCGATGTTTGGCCTGAGCAATAGCGAGGCGCGTAACTGGCACCTGCTCAAGCTGCTGCCGCGCCTCGACCCGCTGCTGCTGCATGACACCGCCCTGCATAATGACCTCGGCCCCGACCTGGTGGAAATCCAGCAGAACGGCGTCACTCACCTGTATGACATCAGCCGCAGCGACCTCAGTGAAGATAACAAGCGCGCCGGTTTTGTCTGGGTGCTGCGCGACGTCACCGAAGAACAGCAGGCCTCGCAGGTACTGCAGGAAACCCGGCGGCGTTACCAGGACATCTTTGACGGCACCGGCACCGCCCTGTGCGTGCTCGACCTGAGTGAACTGCAGCGCTATTTGCAACAGCAACAGCTGAGCACGATGCACAGCTTGCAGCGTTGGCTGGACGCCGACCCGCAACACCATGCCGAGATTTGCCAGCGCTTGCGCCTGACGGAAACCAACCAGGTGGCCCTGCAACTGCTCGGGGTCGACTCAAACGCACAAGCCTGGCAGTACCTGCTCAATAACGGTCCGCTAAGCCCTCAAGGCTTTCGCATGCAGTTGCTGAACGCCCTGCTCACCGGCAGTCGGCAATTGGAAATGGAGCGGCAGATCAGCACGCCGCAAGGCCATGAACGGCATTTGTGGCTGTTGCTGCGCATGCCGGACAGCATCGACGACTTGCAAGCGGTCACGCTAAGCATCAGCGATATAACCAATCGCAAACGTATCGAAACCTCGCTGATCGAACGCGAGCGGTTCTGGTCCGATGTGGTCAAGGCCGTGCCCGACACCATCTATGTGCACGACATCGCGGCCAAGCGGGTGATGTACAGCAACAACCACCTGGGCCCGCAGCTCGGTTATAGCAAAGCGGAACTGCTCCAGATCGGTGACCGCCTGTGGGAAAAGCTGCTGCATCCCGATGATGTCGAGCTGTATCAGCGCATGCGTAATATTCAGCAGGTGGTCGGCAATGGCTTGCTGATGCAGTTCGAGCTGCGCTGGCGGCACCGCGACGGCAGCTGGCATTGGTTCGACATTCGCGAGCAAGCCTTGGCGCGTGATGACAAGGGCCGGGTCAGCCGCTTGATCGGCGTGGCCAAAGACATCACCGAGCAAATCACCCACAGCGAATCCCTGCGCACCAGCGAGCAGCGCTATCGCCTGCTGGCAGAAAGCATCAGCGACGTGATCTTCTCGACTGGCAGCGACCTGCAACTCAACTACGTCAGCCCCTCGGTGGTGCAGGTACTCGGCTATGACAGTGAGTGGGCACTGCGCAACGGCTTCCATAGCCTCGCCACGAACCCACGGCAGCTGATTGGCTTCTACGCCCTGCTCGACCGCGTGCGCAATGCCCTCGGCGACCCACAGCGCCTGGCAGAGTTGCGCACGCAGTTCCTGCCGCAGCTGTTCG encodes the following:
- a CDS encoding EAL and GGDEF domain-containing protein, which codes for MRGPTRGALVVLVLSMLVLLIWQLRQESQQLLDNQRQLGLAYSSQLANHLSLNMDLKASAGQALLQPHVLPPRSADERDELLNTLRSVFPTLRSVAWLNAQGDIIADSQTPTNDVLYLAELLQRGGRESFFYTFSANDKGRIYLLLRQNPDSAASGFWALRLTNQALSSWLHEHHQSPHQWLLEDRNVQRVIASNLSAATNTSIAPPVTAENLDQSMLQTPLKGSDWQLRALFNERKVRAQQLPQQASKLLLFILCATLTLLALFRLLHEQRSLHALNTASRRSLEQAASVLGAIEERVLVTDSNGQLQYLNPQAEAMFGLSNSEARNWHLLKLLPRLDPLLLHDTALHNDLGPDLVEIQQNGVTHLYDISRSDLSEDNKRAGFVWVLRDVTEEQQASQVLQETRRRYQDIFDGTGTALCVLDLSELQRYLQQQQLSTMHSLQRWLDADPQHHAEICQRLRLTETNQVALQLLGVDSNAQAWQYLLNNGPLSPQGFRMQLLNALLTGSRQLEMERQISTPQGHERHLWLLLRMPDSIDDLQAVTLSISDITNRKRIETSLIERERFWSDVVKAVPDTIYVHDIAAKRVMYSNNHLGPQLGYSKAELLQIGDRLWEKLLHPDDVELYQRMRNIQQVVGNGLLMQFELRWRHRDGSWHWFDIREQALARDDKGRVSRLIGVAKDITEQITHSESLRTSEQRYRLLAESISDVIFSTGSDLQLNYVSPSVVQVLGYDSEWALRNGFHSLATNPRQLIGFYALLDRVRNALGDPQRLAELRTQFLPQLFVFDALRADGQKIPVELRLVPMWDDSGRFEGLLGVGRDISLQRRAEKDLRMAATVFEHSTAAILVTDPAGYIVQVNHAFSRVSGYSSKQILDQLPSMLTADTQQASHLGYVIKQLNQQGSWEGEVWLKRKSGENFPAWVGITAVKDDEGDLVSYVCFFSDISERKASEQRIHRLAYYDALTQLPNRTLFQDRLHSALQHGERHQEWVVLMFLDLDRFKPINDSLGHAAGDRMLKEVAVRLSACVDGDDTVARMGGDEFTLLLNSQPQREGALTRAIHVGEQILASLEQPFILEGREFFVTASIGIALSPQDGNELSQLMKNADTAMYHAKERGKNNFQFYQADMNASALQRLELESDLRHALEQGEFKLYYQPQFSGDGKRLTGAEALLRWQHPQRGLVPPSDFIPVLEELGLVVQVGDWVLREACRQLAEWHEAKIRVPKISVNLSARQFAEGDLHQRIAQILQHSGIPAGCLELELTESILMEDVANAMQTLGSLKKLGVYIAIDDFGTGYSSLNYLKQFPIDVLKIDRSFVDGLPHGEQDGQIARAIIAMAHSLNLKVIAEGVETLAQLDFLRGHDCDEVQGFLLGRPMPPQQFTALFTGTALFMLS